A window of the Trichoderma asperellum chromosome 4, complete sequence genome harbors these coding sequences:
- a CDS encoding uncharacterized protein (TransMembrane:12 (i48-73o102-121i128-148o154-175i187-206o226-247i309-331o343-364i371-393o399-423i444-461o473-489i)), whose translation MAEPNITKVAATHLEDTLGEGAIVDAKHASDEEHSQTLLQALKSNRKAVFWSMLISMSIIMEGYDTILMGNFFGYPQFAKKYGQDYGGSIGYQVSAPWQSGLNMGSTVGAIFGGILNGYLVSVLGYRYVMIGALFFMNAFIFIVFFASSAAVLLVGQILCGLAWGVFAVASPSYASEVCPTNLRGYLTTYVNLCWAIGQFIAAGVLEGLIHRQDQWAYRIPFAIQWIWPLPLMIVCFFAPESPWYLVRKDRVDDARQSLRRLGGTKTEDQINGQLAMMVHTVNIEAAQAKESKSYVECFKGTDLRRTEICCVAFFGQILSGSSFAYSPSYFFTTAGMSADHAYQLNLGGTAIAFLGTVFSWFLITHFGRRTLYVTGQGILCTILFIIGIINAATSAKNAIWAEAALCILWLLVYALTVGPLAYAIVSETSSIRLRPLTVSLARTAYQIVNIVSQVLEPYFMNPTAWNASGKTGFFWGGTALLTFIWAYFRLPETKGRTYEELDILFARKISARKFASENVDAYETHVAEVTEKS comes from the exons ATGGCGGAACCTAATATCACAAAGGTGGCAGCTACCCACCTCGAGGATACGCTTGGCGAAGGCGCCATCGTCGACGCGAAGCATGCGTCTGACGAAGAGCATTCCCAAACTCTACTCCAGGCCCTCAAAAGCAACCGAAAGGCTGTCTTTTGGTCTATGCTTATCTCAATGAGTATTATTATGGAGGGCTACGATACAATCTTGATGGGCAATTTCTTCGGATATCCTCAGTTTGCGAAGAAGTATGGCCAAGATTATGGAGGCTCAATTGGGTATCAGGTCTCAGCGCCGTGGCAGTCTGGCTTGAACATGGGAAGTACCGTGGGTGCTATTTTCG GCGGTATCTTGAACGGCTATCTTGTGTCTGTATTAGGCTACCGATACGTTATGATCGGAGCCCTATTTTTCATGAACGCTTTCATTTTCATAGTGTTTTTCGCCAGCTCCGCAGCTGTGTTGTTGGTAGGCCAGATTCTTTGTGGCCTAGCATGGGGCGTCTTCGCTGTCGCCAGCCCATCATACGCGTCAGAGGTTTGCCCTACAAACTTGCGAGGTTACCTTACGACTTATGTAAACTTGTGCTGGGCAATTGGCCAGTTCATCGCAGCAGGTGTCCTTGAGGGTCTAATTCACCGCCAAGATCAGTGGGCATATCGTATCCCGTTTGCGATTCAGTGGATCTGGCCCCTTCCTCTCATGATTGTCTGTTTCTTTGCGCCAGAGAGCCCATGGTATCTTGTACGTAAGGACCGTGTGGATGACGCGAGACAAAGTCTACGACGCTTGGGAGGAACCAAGACCGAGGATCAGATCAACGGCCAACTCGCCATGATGGTACACACTGTCAATATTGAAGCAGCGCAAGCAAAGGAAAGTAAATCCTACGTCGAGTGTTTCAAGGGTACCGATCTCCGCCGAACAGAGATTTGCTGCGTGGCCTTCTTTGGTCAGATCCTTTCTGGAAGCTCATTTGCCTATTCGCCCAGTTACTTTTTTACCACGGCTGGTATGAGCGCCGATCACGCGTATCAGCTGAACCTAGGGGGCACAGCCATCGCGTTCCTTGGAACAGTATTTTCTTGGTTTTTGATAACTCACTTCGGTCGGAGAACACTCTATGTGACTGGCCAAGGCATTCTTTGCactattctttttattatcgGCATCATTAATGCCGCGACCTCAGCTAAGAACGCGATATGGGCAGAAGCCGCACTTTGCATTTTGTGGCTCCTCGTATATGCTTTGACAGTAGGCCCGTTAGCTTATGCAATTGTCTCCGAAACATCATCAATCAGATTGCGTCCACTTACGGTTTCACTGGCTAGAACGGCGTATCAGATCGTAAACATTGTTTCCCAG GTTCTTGAGCCCTATTTCATGAATCCTACTGCTTGGAATGCGTCTGGAAAGACTGGATTCTTTTGGGGTGGCACTGCTCTTCTCACTTTCATATGGGCTTATTTCCGACTGCCGGAGACAAAGGGACGTACGTATGAAGAACTTGACATTTTATTCGCAAGGAAGATTTCGGCTCGCAAATTTGCGTCAGAGAATGTTGATGCATATGAGACACACGTGGCCGAGGTTACAGAAAAAAGCTGA